Part of the Sulfuricaulis sp. genome is shown below.
AGAGGGCTGCGTTTTTCCTCGTAACGACACTTTCCGCGAGCTCGGACGTTCCGGAGCTGGGCGGTTATTTCTTCGATGGTGAAATATCCCGTCATGCCGTAGCCGTCCAGCCGGAATGGCCCCTACCAGCGCGCGTAGAGTCGACCGTTTTCAACCTTGGTCTCGAAACGTTTCAGGGGGCGATTGCCTTTTTCCACGCACTCGCCGGTTTTGATGTCGAAGGCCCAGTGATGTTTGGGGCAGGTGAGACGAAAACCCTCTAGCGCCAGATGCGGAATATTGGTGACCTGATGGGGGCAACGACTGTCGTATACCTGGAACTCCCCGTTGGCGCGGTAGATGAACAGGTTGCGGCCGTCGCTGTCGCTGTAGGTGATTTTACCATCCGGAATCTGATCCGCCGGTTTAACATCGTGCCAGCGCTTTTCCGCGCCCAGGTTCTCAGCGCGGAATTCCGGAATATCCATGTCGAGCAGGATGTCGACGGCCCACACGATTTTGGCCAGCCCGAGCGCCGGGAAGGCATGCAAGATGGCGTCGAGGATTTCGCTGGGTGTGGCGCCGGCGTCGAGCGCGCGTGGAAGATACTGGCGCAATCCACCTTCGGTCTGGACCGCGATCTTGGTGATGACCGTGATCAGCATACGCGTTTTGGGATCGAGCGATTTGCCCGTTTCCTTGAGAAATTTCAGGTAGGCCTTCATCGCCTCGGGGCGGGCGCTGACCAGATAATTTAGAGCGTCGCTCATCCAATACTCTCCTGTGATTTACCGTATAAAGCGCAAGGACAATGTCCTGTACAGATGAGGTGGGTATTATGCGCAGCGTGCGCTTGATGCGCCAGTCGTCGAACGCGGTGACAACAGCTTATTTCAAATCTGAGTCAGATGAGCCCATGTCTCAGGCGCCCATGGGGATATATTTGGTGGGTATGACGCCGTGCTCGCCCGGCGGAAGGACCTTGCGGATCTCCAGCTTGCTGCTGCTTT
Proteins encoded:
- a CDS encoding Rieske 2Fe-2S domain-containing protein, encoding MSDALNYLVSARPEAMKAYLKFLKETGKSLDPKTRMLITVITKIAVQTEGGLRQYLPRALDAGATPSEILDAILHAFPALGLAKIVWAVDILLDMDIPEFRAENLGAEKRWHDVKPADQIPDGKITYSDSDGRNLFIYRANGEFQVYDSRCPHQVTNIPHLALEGFRLTCPKHHWAFDIKTGECVEKGNRPLKRFETKVENGRLYARW